One stretch of Pontiella desulfatans DNA includes these proteins:
- a CDS encoding sulfatase-like hydrolase/transferase, giving the protein MKTILFGMLMMVAVAGAVADKPNLIVIMCDDLGYADVGFNGCTDIPTPNIDRIADNGVRCTSGYAPYSVCGPSRAGFITGRYGQRFGFERNPQHRVDDPNMGVPLSERMFSEVLKPVGYTSGIVGKWHLGAHETLHPLARDFDYFYGHLGGGHRFFPEDLTIEGHGKNEEESYRTKILHNHEMVETSKYLTDEFSDAAVEFIGQSKEQPFFLFLSYNAPHLPLQASDEYLDRFPTLEGKRKVYAAMVSAVDDGVGQVFQKLEELNLMEDTIIFFLSDNGGPEPKNASDNGPLRGSKGDSWEGGFRVPYAVQWKGVLPEGVDYDHPVSSLDILATITELSGASEDPARPLDGVNLIPYLTGKKSGAPHQAIYLRKFDGQKYTVRSGDYKLHTQWHGDAPRLYNLKDDIGEERDVANQNPEKVQQLQQLRAQWDAELIEPAFLGLIHTPEWQAKIKKNQQSSKKKGTSSWDWFAALDLNKDNGVTLEEWMDWGALNAKRKGESYNESRQKEYFLGRDENGNGIISREELIAKAGK; this is encoded by the coding sequence ATGAAAACAATACTTTTTGGAATGCTGATGATGGTGGCTGTGGCAGGTGCTGTTGCGGACAAGCCCAATTTGATCGTGATTATGTGTGATGATCTGGGCTATGCGGATGTGGGGTTTAATGGATGCACGGATATTCCGACGCCCAATATAGACCGTATTGCGGATAACGGGGTTCGCTGTACCAGCGGCTATGCGCCGTATTCTGTCTGCGGACCGAGCCGGGCCGGGTTTATTACCGGCCGTTATGGCCAGCGTTTCGGATTTGAGCGAAATCCACAGCATCGCGTGGATGATCCGAATATGGGGGTTCCGCTTTCGGAACGGATGTTTTCCGAAGTGCTTAAACCCGTTGGATACACCTCCGGTATTGTGGGGAAGTGGCATCTGGGAGCGCACGAAACGCTGCATCCGCTCGCGCGCGATTTTGACTACTTCTATGGTCATCTCGGTGGAGGCCACCGCTTTTTCCCGGAAGACCTGACAATTGAAGGGCATGGGAAAAATGAAGAAGAGAGTTACCGGACCAAGATTCTGCACAATCACGAAATGGTGGAGACGAGTAAATATCTTACCGATGAATTTTCTGATGCCGCAGTTGAATTTATTGGTCAGAGCAAAGAGCAACCGTTTTTCCTGTTTCTCTCCTATAACGCACCGCATCTTCCATTGCAGGCGTCGGACGAGTATTTAGATCGTTTTCCGACTCTTGAAGGTAAACGGAAAGTTTATGCGGCCATGGTGAGTGCGGTGGATGATGGAGTCGGGCAGGTTTTCCAGAAGTTGGAAGAGCTGAATCTGATGGAAGATACCATTATCTTTTTCCTGTCCGACAACGGGGGCCCTGAACCGAAAAATGCTTCGGATAACGGGCCGTTGCGCGGGAGCAAAGGTGATTCATGGGAAGGCGGTTTCCGGGTGCCGTATGCGGTGCAGTGGAAAGGCGTGCTTCCAGAGGGCGTTGATTATGATCACCCGGTGAGTTCGCTCGATATTCTTGCAACGATTACGGAGCTGTCCGGCGCATCAGAGGATCCGGCGCGTCCGTTGGACGGGGTGAATCTCATTCCTTATCTGACCGGCAAGAAGAGCGGTGCGCCGCATCAGGCGATTTACCTGCGCAAATTTGACGGTCAGAAATATACGGTCCGGAGCGGAGATTATAAACTGCATACCCAATGGCATGGAGATGCGCCACGGCTCTATAACCTGAAAGATGATATCGGGGAGGAGCGTGATGTGGCCAACCAGAATCCGGAAAAGGTCCAGCAGTTGCAGCAACTCCGTGCGCAGTGGGATGCGGAGCTGATCGAGCCGGCCTTTCTCGGCCTGATTCATACGCCGGAGTGGCAGGCCAAGATTAAGAAAAATCAGCAGTCATCAAAAAAGAAAGGGACATCTTCCTGGGACTGGTTTGCCGCGCTCGATCTGAATAAAGACAATGGAGTCACATTAGAGGAATGGATGGATTGGGGCGCGTTAAATGCGAAACGCAAGGGCGAGTCCTACAATGAATCGCGGCAAAAGGAATATTTCCTGGGGCGCGATGAAAACGGGAATGGCATCATTTCGCGTGAAGAACTAATAGCCAAAGCGGGGAAATAA
- a CDS encoding glycoside hydrolase family 2 TIM barrel-domain containing protein translates to MKTWMMMAILSLGASALAERSTINFNEDWRFARFGAMPDGSERAEPEGLESASLDDSQWRSLNVPHDWGIEGPFRDDLPNRTGKLPWAGIGWYRKTVDAPVSDAGKKIFIDFDGAMSDSKVWLNGEYVGEWPYGYSSFRLDLSNHWKPGEKNTIAVRLDNKPESSRWYPGGGIYRNVRLVKTEPVHVDHWGIFVTTPDVSKKEATISIKTEVAGADDHTIILQEIVEAGVQGEGAHLQIKVANPKLWSLESPTLYTLKTTVKQNGIVVDVVETSFGIRTIEYTSEGFFLNGKKVRMNGVCQHHDLGPLGSAINTRAIERQIEILQEMGVNAIRTAHNPPAPELLDLCDRMGILVQVEAFDCWEKSKAPNDYARHFPEWHEKDLRAMIKRDRNHASVVMWSTGNETREMKKKEDAPVSQMLTDIAKSEDSTRPITYGCNAPNAGWNGFQKTTDLFGYNYKPHLYQKFRNVNPMQPFYGSETASTVSSRGEYFFPVSDEKHLGQGGDFQVSSYDLTAPPWANNPDIEFAAQDKYPWVFGEFVWTGFDYIGEPTPYNQDKTNLLNFSDPAERKRMEEELERLGGNIPPRSSYFGIVDLCGFKKDRFYIYQARWRPELPMAHILPHWNWPERIGEVTPVHVYTSGDEAELFLNGKSLGRKRKGEFEYRLRWDDVVYEPGEVKVVAYKDGKIWAEDLQKTTGNSAKLELVADRSEIAADGQDLSFITVRVVDAEGLVVPRSHNSVQFKIEGPGEIIAVGNGDPTSHESFHALERRVFNGLALVVVRSVKGESGSVVVKADSDGLAAGEIEIEVK, encoded by the coding sequence ATCGCTCGATGATTCTCAATGGCGGTCACTGAATGTGCCGCATGATTGGGGGATTGAAGGGCCGTTCCGCGATGATCTGCCGAACCGTACCGGTAAACTGCCGTGGGCGGGTATTGGCTGGTATCGGAAAACGGTGGATGCACCGGTCTCTGATGCCGGGAAAAAAATCTTTATCGATTTTGACGGAGCCATGTCTGATTCGAAGGTGTGGCTGAATGGCGAATATGTGGGGGAATGGCCCTATGGCTATTCTTCCTTCCGCCTCGACCTTTCCAATCATTGGAAACCCGGCGAAAAGAATACGATTGCCGTTCGGCTCGACAATAAACCGGAATCTTCGCGCTGGTATCCGGGAGGCGGGATCTATCGCAATGTCCGCCTTGTGAAAACCGAGCCGGTGCACGTGGATCATTGGGGCATTTTTGTAACGACGCCGGATGTTTCGAAAAAAGAAGCAACTATTTCGATTAAAACCGAGGTGGCGGGGGCAGATGACCATACCATTATTCTTCAAGAAATTGTAGAAGCCGGCGTGCAGGGAGAAGGGGCTCATCTTCAAATCAAGGTGGCCAATCCCAAATTATGGAGTCTGGAATCGCCAACGCTGTATACGTTAAAAACCACCGTTAAACAAAATGGGATCGTGGTGGATGTGGTTGAAACCTCATTCGGAATTCGTACCATTGAATATACGTCGGAAGGTTTTTTCCTGAACGGAAAAAAGGTGCGTATGAACGGGGTTTGTCAGCATCATGACTTAGGGCCACTGGGATCTGCGATCAACACACGTGCGATTGAACGGCAGATTGAGATTCTTCAGGAGATGGGGGTGAACGCCATTCGTACCGCCCATAACCCGCCGGCACCCGAGCTTTTGGATTTGTGCGACCGCATGGGCATTCTGGTTCAGGTGGAAGCATTTGACTGCTGGGAAAAGAGCAAAGCACCCAACGATTATGCCCGCCACTTTCCGGAATGGCATGAGAAGGATCTGCGCGCGATGATTAAGCGCGATCGGAACCATGCTTCCGTGGTGATGTGGAGTACCGGAAATGAAACCCGGGAAATGAAGAAAAAGGAAGATGCCCCGGTGTCGCAGATGTTAACGGATATTGCAAAGTCGGAGGACAGCACCCGTCCAATTACGTATGGCTGTAATGCCCCCAATGCCGGATGGAACGGCTTCCAGAAAACGACGGATCTTTTCGGGTATAACTACAAACCGCATCTTTATCAGAAGTTCCGGAACGTGAATCCCATGCAACCGTTCTATGGCAGCGAAACCGCTTCGACGGTCAGCTCCCGTGGGGAATACTTTTTCCCGGTATCCGATGAAAAACATCTGGGACAGGGCGGTGATTTTCAGGTGAGTTCCTACGACCTGACTGCACCGCCGTGGGCTAACAATCCTGATATTGAATTTGCGGCGCAGGATAAATACCCGTGGGTATTCGGCGAGTTTGTCTGGACCGGGTTTGACTATATTGGAGAACCAACACCGTATAATCAGGATAAAACCAATCTGCTGAATTTTTCTGATCCGGCAGAACGGAAACGCATGGAGGAAGAGCTGGAGCGTCTGGGCGGTAATATTCCACCGCGCAGTTCCTATTTCGGCATTGTGGATCTGTGTGGATTTAAGAAAGACCGCTTCTATATCTATCAGGCCCGCTGGCGACCGGAGCTACCCATGGCGCATATTCTTCCGCATTGGAACTGGCCGGAGCGTATCGGCGAAGTTACGCCGGTGCATGTCTATACATCGGGCGATGAAGCGGAACTGTTTTTGAATGGAAAATCGCTCGGACGGAAGAGGAAGGGCGAATTTGAATACCGCCTGCGCTGGGATGATGTGGTGTATGAACCCGGCGAAGTGAAGGTGGTTGCGTATAAGGATGGAAAAATCTGGGCTGAGGATCTTCAGAAAACCACCGGCAATTCAGCGAAACTGGAACTGGTAGCCGATCGGTCGGAAATCGCGGCGGACGGGCAGGATCTTTCGTTTATAACGGTCCGCGTGGTGGATGCTGAAGGGCTCGTCGTTCCGCGTTCTCATAATTCAGTACAATTTAAAATTGAAGGCCCGGGCGAAATTATTGCCGTGGGCAATGGCGATCCAACGAGCCATGAGTCGTTCCATGCTCTGGAACGCAGGGTCTTTAATGGTTTGGCACTGGTGGTCGTTCGTTCCGTGAAGGGCGAAAGCGGTTCGGTGGTGGTGAAGGCTGACTCGGACGGGTTGGCTGCAGGAGAGATTGAAATCGAGGTAAAATGA
- a CDS encoding sulfatase family protein, producing the protein MKRRNFNRLISAAGLAAMGQHTLAGKAKQPNLLIIHTDEHNFRTLGCYRDLMTDDQSYVWGKGVKVETPHLDSLARDGAIATSYYAASPVCTPSRASIISGLYPVHTGSPVNDMPLNDDLVTFAEVLKRNGYATSYVGKWHLDGDAKPGFAPARKFGWDDNRYMINRGHWKMLEKDGNTAKFVGSFNEKNNQYKFDINDADELSFTTDFLCDRTLEIIERDKTKPFCVMVSIPDPHGPNHVRKPYDTMFADMHFENPHTMDASTEETVPGWSSIKGKNSAEKGLKQEQMQWYFGMVKCIDDNVGRILNYLESQGLADNTIVVFTSDHGDLMGEHKKHNKGVPFEASAKIPFLIRWPGHIPSGKVVRSAQSNIDFAPMALSMTGVKTGWPDFHGRDTSGDYLSPEKDVGDDRVVYITNAGSRWVAAVNRRYKLVLSPSDDPWLFDLKKDPDELINFYTHPEYKEIAEKMQAELMAQMERYAEPALANGNLIYETGGSAPQQENKALSSSEGYVVDSGPHAVKGEPGQWARAITVPGGTFEANTAYELAVEWESKGLDAGAAFFANFLDPKNKKAKQTETWTAVVGETGTLKAVLKTSGSKGWTLHVGVRDGGELLVKRIKIKKK; encoded by the coding sequence ATGAAGCGCCGGAATTTTAACCGACTGATCAGTGCCGCGGGCCTTGCTGCCATGGGGCAGCATACGCTGGCCGGAAAAGCGAAGCAGCCGAACCTGCTGATTATTCATACGGATGAGCATAATTTCCGAACACTGGGATGCTACCGGGATCTGATGACGGATGATCAGTCCTATGTCTGGGGTAAAGGGGTGAAAGTAGAAACGCCGCACCTGGATTCGCTGGCGCGGGATGGTGCCATTGCAACGAGTTATTATGCGGCCTCGCCGGTCTGTACCCCTTCTCGGGCATCGATTATTTCCGGGCTGTATCCGGTGCATACGGGCTCTCCGGTAAACGATATGCCGCTGAATGATGACCTCGTTACCTTTGCGGAAGTGCTGAAGCGGAACGGCTATGCCACGTCATACGTCGGAAAGTGGCATCTGGATGGCGATGCCAAGCCCGGTTTTGCCCCGGCACGGAAATTCGGATGGGACGATAACCGTTATATGATTAATCGCGGGCATTGGAAGATGCTGGAAAAAGACGGGAATACCGCAAAATTTGTCGGCTCGTTTAATGAAAAAAATAATCAGTACAAATTTGATATCAACGATGCGGATGAATTGTCATTTACAACCGATTTTCTGTGTGACCGCACCCTGGAGATTATTGAACGGGATAAAACGAAACCGTTTTGTGTGATGGTTTCGATTCCCGATCCGCACGGGCCCAACCATGTGCGGAAACCGTACGATACGATGTTTGCGGATATGCATTTTGAGAATCCGCACACGATGGATGCCTCGACAGAAGAGACGGTTCCGGGCTGGAGTTCAATTAAAGGAAAAAACTCGGCGGAAAAAGGCCTCAAGCAGGAGCAGATGCAGTGGTATTTCGGGATGGTGAAGTGCATCGACGACAATGTGGGCCGTATTCTGAACTACCTGGAATCGCAGGGGCTGGCTGATAATACGATTGTCGTCTTTACGTCCGACCACGGCGATCTGATGGGCGAACACAAAAAACATAACAAAGGCGTTCCTTTTGAAGCGTCGGCAAAGATTCCATTCCTGATTCGCTGGCCGGGTCATATTCCGTCCGGGAAAGTGGTGCGGTCAGCGCAGAGTAATATTGATTTTGCCCCGATGGCGCTTTCGATGACGGGCGTGAAAACCGGCTGGCCGGACTTTCATGGTCGCGATACCTCGGGCGATTATTTGAGCCCTGAAAAAGACGTTGGCGATGATCGTGTGGTGTACATCACCAATGCGGGCAGCCGATGGGTGGCGGCGGTGAATCGGCGCTATAAGCTCGTTCTTTCGCCGAGCGATGATCCGTGGTTGTTTGATTTGAAAAAGGATCCGGACGAACTCATCAATTTTTATACGCATCCGGAATACAAAGAAATCGCTGAAAAAATGCAGGCCGAGCTGATGGCGCAAATGGAACGGTATGCCGAACCGGCACTGGCCAACGGTAACCTGATTTATGAAACCGGCGGTTCTGCTCCACAGCAGGAAAATAAGGCCCTTTCTTCAAGTGAAGGTTATGTGGTCGACAGCGGTCCGCATGCGGTGAAGGGCGAGCCGGGGCAGTGGGCGCGGGCGATTACCGTTCCGGGCGGAACCTTTGAAGCGAATACCGCGTATGAGCTGGCAGTGGAGTGGGAGTCGAAAGGCCTCGATGCCGGAGCCGCTTTTTTTGCCAATTTTCTCGATCCGAAAAACAAGAAAGCTAAGCAGACGGAAACCTGGACGGCGGTTGTCGGAGAAACCGGAACATTGAAGGCCGTACTTAAGACCTCGGGTTCCAAGGGTTGGACATTACACGTTGGTGTTCGCGATGGCGGAGAACTGTTGGTGAAACGAATTAAAATCAAGAAGAAGTGA
- a CDS encoding LamG-like jellyroll fold domain-containing protein encodes MMKWIVTCILMTAVAVQAEEPWRFLLLADWHSAEKYTQLEKETDWLEEAIAEDVAVVRMLKENYGGELILMPGDSNGGHWDTPNFIKNNFPGAMPEESVLEAGRLCYSGMIVSFRKGGYSKLIMAVGDHEVGDNPWPPGSDVSRCQPQFRESFAKEFNRNPDGGRFLYEKPIGQAASRPLGTKYEETSYAYRHKNILFITLDAFHQEDPDKSIGPEGSVTGTITGPHLQWLEEVLSEARKDAGIKHILVQSHLPVIYPVRKVNSSGMLMDDDIRSPFWQLLRKYKVDIYFAGEVHANTVTKDPGSDVIQLVSRGNFFNNFQTLDISDDRIEVICYNQLGAKPQDGDYEVSGRLVIDKSGGVPVFESDGELAVLNPGDRLYHFDFEEKLPLAENPIMGTVGRKKEDPFKLRGVTCSDIFPNLGSFGPHYSGLTDGVEQVPGMIGKGGRFTGDSRMGVFAMGPLHGTHAVSYALWLKTTAAEKQMLINTGSIWSKELKNFINLNLNDGVPEAMISDRQWLSAKGVKLNDGKWHHVAMSMPGNGCKLSEVQLFVDGKPVKTELTGKDAHLFFNQAVRLGIGGLNYSNKGFDKLPVKPFVGELDEVSVWARSLSADEVKRAMKLKAGQEL; translated from the coding sequence ATGATGAAGTGGATAGTAACCTGTATTTTAATGACCGCAGTTGCGGTTCAGGCGGAAGAACCGTGGCGTTTTCTGCTGTTGGCGGATTGGCATTCTGCGGAAAAATATACGCAACTTGAAAAAGAGACGGATTGGCTGGAGGAAGCCATTGCGGAAGATGTCGCGGTCGTCCGCATGCTGAAGGAGAATTATGGCGGGGAGCTGATTCTGATGCCGGGGGACAGCAACGGCGGGCATTGGGATACGCCGAATTTTATCAAAAATAATTTTCCCGGTGCGATGCCGGAAGAGTCGGTGCTCGAAGCCGGACGGTTATGTTATTCGGGTATGATTGTTTCATTCCGCAAAGGCGGATATTCCAAGCTGATCATGGCCGTGGGCGATCATGAAGTGGGGGATAATCCCTGGCCGCCCGGATCGGATGTTTCGCGCTGCCAGCCGCAGTTCCGTGAATCGTTTGCCAAAGAGTTTAACCGCAATCCCGATGGAGGACGGTTTCTCTATGAAAAACCGATCGGCCAGGCGGCTTCCCGACCGCTGGGCACGAAGTATGAAGAAACGTCCTATGCGTACCGTCATAAAAATATTCTCTTTATCACCCTCGATGCATTTCACCAGGAAGATCCGGATAAAAGCATTGGGCCGGAAGGTTCGGTGACCGGAACGATTACCGGCCCGCACCTCCAATGGTTGGAAGAGGTGCTGAGCGAAGCGCGCAAGGATGCAGGCATTAAACACATTCTGGTGCAGTCACATCTGCCGGTGATCTATCCGGTGCGCAAGGTAAACAGCAGCGGCATGCTGATGGACGACGATATCCGGAGCCCGTTCTGGCAGCTGCTCCGCAAATACAAGGTGGACATCTATTTTGCCGGAGAGGTTCATGCCAACACCGTGACCAAGGATCCGGGGTCGGATGTGATTCAATTGGTGAGCCGCGGTAATTTTTTCAATAATTTCCAGACGCTGGATATTTCGGACGATCGGATCGAAGTCATCTGTTATAACCAGCTGGGCGCGAAACCACAGGATGGCGACTATGAAGTTTCCGGCCGCCTGGTGATTGATAAATCCGGCGGTGTCCCCGTTTTTGAAAGCGATGGTGAGTTGGCGGTGCTGAATCCTGGTGATCGGCTGTATCATTTTGATTTCGAAGAAAAACTTCCGCTGGCGGAAAATCCGATCATGGGAACCGTGGGCCGGAAAAAGGAAGATCCGTTTAAACTGCGCGGCGTTACCTGTTCCGACATTTTTCCTAACCTCGGAAGTTTCGGGCCTCATTACAGCGGTCTGACCGATGGCGTGGAGCAGGTGCCGGGTATGATTGGAAAAGGCGGGCGGTTTACGGGCGACAGCCGGATGGGCGTTTTTGCGATGGGTCCGCTTCATGGAACGCATGCTGTTTCGTATGCCCTGTGGCTGAAAACCACCGCAGCGGAAAAACAGATGCTGATCAACACGGGTTCCATCTGGAGCAAGGAGTTGAAAAACTTTATCAACCTGAACCTGAATGACGGCGTGCCGGAAGCAATGATTTCGGATCGGCAGTGGCTGTCGGCCAAAGGCGTTAAGCTGAACGATGGGAAGTGGCATCATGTGGCCATGAGCATGCCCGGCAATGGCTGCAAACTGTCTGAAGTGCAGCTTTTTGTGGATGGAAAACCGGTTAAGACCGAGCTTACCGGAAAAGATGCCCATCTGTTCTTTAATCAGGCGGTTCGCCTGGGTATCGGCGGGTTGAACTACAGCAATAAAGGCTTCGATAAATTGCCGGTAAAACCGTTTGTCGGCGAGCTGGATGAAGTCTCGGTCTGGGCACGCAGTCTTTCCGCAGATGAAGTGAAGCGGGCGATGAAACTGAAAGCAGGGCAGGAACTATGA